A DNA window from Streptomyces parvus contains the following coding sequences:
- a CDS encoding amino acid adenylation domain-containing protein, translated as MPPAQHSLTVRLPSATTDAALAATLTAAAELWWPGDRRHPRLWTESVPAPAASGAAARRRAAEASRPVASGHRLRAVLLRYADERREGAAAGPDLVLTADASALDARSLRVVARVLRGDQAPDAVTPLAGPLPLDLRLDEETRRLASALALTVGRYEGATAVRVTVPAPARDRPPYALGPLDGYAVFPADLSPGRTVAELLATEPAAPADGEEPPSLEVMAGDGPAALPAGRDALPVPVRQVERIRHQLLVRPATTPLSRLDPLSEAESAEQLTLGARPAPPAPSPLRIDEAFAARAAARPDAPALTAGSTTLSYGELDARAEALADGLYAHGVRPGDLVGLCLPRSTDLVAAMLAVLKADAVHVPLDPEHPAVRRERTARDAGVRLTVEDPAPLTGHPPRPAAPRGRPGSPAYVIHTSGSTGRPKGVLVPHANVTALVDAVREDFGLSPDDTWTCFHSAAFDFSVWEIWGALLTGGRLVVVDHWTTRSPEDFHALLVRERVSVLSQTPSAFAQLAAADRAADGQSAPRLVVLGGEPLDARPLLDWFDRHPEDRCRLVNMYGITETTVHVTAATVTRREALSGSRTVGRPLPGWSVRVLDAHGRPVPPGAPGEIVVGGAGVALGYLNRPALTAERFVPDPLDPAGRRLYRSGDLGRLLPDGTLEHLGRIDDQVKVRGFRIEPGEIRHVLLEDPAVSAAAVSVTGGDTGDAAAVRIDAYVVPAPGAGEDPGPVRERAARLLPPHMVPATVTVLPALPLTANGKLDPARLPAPGRRGDPVTAPAPASAPVPAPAPAAAAHEAGPAAALAAIWCDVLGVEAIGPDDDFWDLGGNSLYAIRIGALARERGLPGIPLRQLYLTPTLGALSEALALKT; from the coding sequence GTGCCGCCTGCCCAGCACAGCCTGACGGTCCGCCTGCCCTCGGCCACCACCGACGCCGCGCTTGCCGCCACCCTCACGGCGGCGGCCGAGCTGTGGTGGCCCGGGGACCGCCGCCACCCCCGGCTCTGGACGGAGTCCGTGCCCGCCCCGGCCGCATCCGGCGCGGCGGCCCGACGGCGTGCGGCCGAGGCGAGCCGCCCCGTCGCATCCGGCCACCGGCTGCGCGCGGTGCTGCTGCGGTACGCGGACGAGCGGCGGGAAGGGGCGGCCGCGGGCCCCGATCTCGTCCTGACGGCCGACGCATCCGCTCTGGACGCGCGTTCGCTGCGGGTCGTCGCCCGGGTGCTGCGGGGCGATCAGGCCCCGGATGCGGTGACGCCGCTCGCCGGGCCGCTCCCGCTCGACCTGCGCCTCGACGAGGAGACCCGCCGCCTCGCCTCCGCGCTCGCGCTCACCGTCGGGCGGTACGAGGGGGCGACCGCGGTGCGCGTCACCGTCCCCGCGCCCGCCCGGGACCGGCCGCCGTACGCACTGGGGCCGCTCGACGGGTACGCGGTATTCCCGGCGGACCTGTCCCCCGGCCGTACGGTCGCGGAGCTGCTGGCCACCGAGCCGGCCGCCCCGGCCGACGGGGAGGAGCCGCCCTCGCTGGAGGTGATGGCGGGCGACGGGCCCGCCGCCCTGCCGGCCGGCCGGGACGCCCTTCCCGTACCGGTCCGGCAAGTGGAGCGCATCCGGCACCAGTTGCTGGTCCGCCCGGCCACCACCCCGCTCTCTCGGCTGGATCCGCTGAGCGAGGCGGAGTCGGCCGAACAACTGACCCTCGGAGCCCGCCCCGCGCCCCCGGCCCCCTCCCCCCTCCGCATCGACGAAGCCTTCGCCGCGCGGGCTGCCGCCCGCCCCGACGCCCCCGCGCTCACCGCCGGGTCCACCACGCTCTCCTACGGCGAACTGGACGCCCGTGCCGAGGCGTTGGCCGACGGTCTGTACGCCCACGGGGTCCGCCCCGGTGATCTGGTCGGGCTCTGCCTGCCCCGCTCGACGGACCTGGTGGCGGCGATGCTCGCCGTGCTGAAGGCGGACGCCGTCCACGTACCGCTGGATCCGGAGCATCCGGCGGTCCGGCGGGAGCGCACCGCACGGGACGCCGGGGTGCGGCTGACGGTCGAGGACCCGGCGCCCCTCACCGGCCACCCGCCCCGCCCCGCCGCACCCCGCGGAAGGCCGGGCTCGCCCGCGTACGTCATCCACACCTCGGGCTCGACCGGCCGCCCCAAGGGGGTCCTCGTCCCGCACGCCAACGTCACGGCCCTGGTGGACGCGGTCCGCGAGGACTTCGGGCTCTCCCCCGACGACACCTGGACGTGCTTCCACTCGGCGGCGTTCGACTTCTCGGTGTGGGAGATCTGGGGCGCGCTGCTGACGGGCGGGCGGCTGGTGGTCGTGGACCACTGGACCACCCGCTCCCCGGAGGACTTCCACGCGCTGCTGGTCCGGGAGCGGGTGAGCGTGCTGAGCCAGACCCCCTCGGCGTTCGCCCAGCTCGCGGCGGCCGACCGGGCCGCCGACGGGCAATCCGCCCCGCGCCTCGTGGTGCTGGGCGGCGAACCGCTGGACGCCCGGCCGCTGCTGGACTGGTTCGACCGGCACCCGGAGGACCGCTGCCGGCTGGTCAACATGTACGGGATCACCGAGACCACCGTCCATGTCACGGCCGCCACGGTGACCCGCCGGGAGGCGCTCTCCGGTTCCCGGACCGTGGGGCGGCCGCTGCCCGGCTGGTCGGTCCGGGTCCTGGACGCGCACGGGCGGCCGGTGCCGCCGGGTGCGCCCGGGGAGATCGTGGTGGGCGGGGCGGGCGTGGCGCTCGGCTACCTGAACCGGCCCGCCCTGACCGCCGAACGCTTCGTCCCGGACCCCCTGGACCCGGCCGGGCGGCGGCTCTACCGCAGCGGGGACCTGGGGCGGCTGCTCCCCGACGGAACGTTGGAACACCTGGGCAGGATCGACGACCAGGTGAAGGTGCGGGGCTTCCGGATCGAGCCGGGCGAGATCCGGCACGTGCTGCTGGAGGACCCGGCGGTGTCGGCGGCGGCGGTCTCCGTGACCGGCGGCGACACCGGGGACGCGGCGGCCGTGCGGATCGACGCGTACGTGGTTCCGGCCCCGGGGGCGGGTGAGGACCCCGGTCCCGTACGGGAGCGGGCAGCCCGGCTGCTGCCGCCGCACATGGTGCCCGCGACGGTGACCGTGCTGCCGGCCCTCCCCCTCACCGCGAACGGCAAGCTGGACCCGGCCCGGCTGCCCGCGCCCGGGAGGCGGGGAGATCCGGTGACGGCTCCCGCCCCTGCCTCAGCTCCTGTCCCGGCACCAGCACCGGCCGCAGCGGCCCACGAGGCCGGTCCGGCCGCCGCCCTCGCCGCCATCTGGTGTGACGTGCTCGGCGTCGAGGCGATCGGTCCGGACGACGACTTCTGGGATCTGGGCGGCAATTCGCTGTACGCGATCCGCATCGGCGCGCTCGCCCGGGAGCGCGGGCTGCCCGGTATACCGCTGCGCCAGCTGTATCTGACGCCGACGCTGGGGGCGCTGTCCGAGGCCCTGGCCCTCAAGACATGA
- a CDS encoding SDR family oxidoreductase, translating into MTGDGTGTGPVTGRGAGRLAGRSAVVTGAARGLGRACALAFAREGADLMLLDVAGELPGVPYPLGSASQLAHTADLCREAGSAVLTRQADVRDLAALEAAAEATEERFGRIDVLVNNAGIAAPSGRPAHEITEAEWQLMIDVDLGGAWRAIRAVGARMVAQGSGSIVNVASTAGLVGYRHFAGYVAAKHGLVGLTKAVALDYAPRKVRVNAVCPGSVRDDEAMEGRMLAEIARALEVPVAEHEEAFVRDQPMNALVEPGDVADAVLWLATDASRQVTGSVVTVDGGFTAR; encoded by the coding sequence GTGACCGGCGACGGTACGGGCACGGGGCCGGTGACCGGCCGTGGCGCGGGGCGGCTGGCCGGGCGGTCTGCGGTGGTCACGGGGGCGGCGCGCGGTCTCGGCCGGGCCTGCGCCCTGGCGTTCGCCCGTGAGGGGGCGGACCTGATGCTGCTGGACGTGGCGGGCGAGCTGCCCGGGGTGCCGTACCCGCTCGGCTCGGCCTCGCAGCTCGCCCACACCGCGGACCTCTGCCGCGAGGCGGGGTCCGCCGTGCTGACCCGGCAGGCCGATGTGCGGGACCTGGCGGCGCTGGAGGCTGCGGCGGAGGCGACGGAGGAGCGGTTCGGGCGCATCGACGTCCTGGTCAACAACGCGGGTATCGCCGCTCCTTCGGGCCGACCGGCGCACGAGATCACCGAGGCCGAATGGCAGCTGATGATCGATGTCGACCTGGGTGGCGCGTGGCGGGCGATCCGTGCGGTGGGGGCCCGGATGGTCGCCCAGGGGTCCGGTTCGATCGTCAACGTCGCCTCGACGGCGGGGCTGGTGGGCTACCGGCACTTCGCGGGGTACGTCGCGGCGAAGCACGGTCTGGTGGGCCTGACGAAAGCGGTGGCCCTGGACTACGCGCCCCGCAAGGTCCGGGTCAACGCGGTCTGTCCGGGCTCGGTGCGCGACGACGAGGCGATGGAGGGCCGGATGCTGGCGGAGATCGCCCGCGCGCTGGAGGTGCCGGTGGCGGAGCACGAGGAGGCCTTCGTGCGGGACCAGCCGATGAACGCGCTCGTGGAGCCGGGCGATGTGGCGGACGCGGTGCTCTGGCTGGCCACGGACGCATCCCGGCAGGTGACCGGCAGCGTGGTCACCGTGGACGGCGGTTTCACCGCCCGCTGA
- a CDS encoding thioesterase II family protein, which yields MAAEDTVLICLPFAGAGPSFFTPWQKGAPEGLRILPVSLPGREKRFPEPAYDAAAPAVDDAYAQVTAALGGAEGDGGGSQVVLFGHSMGAVLAYELAHRIERAAGPVRLAALVVSGAPGPWTPRTDRADGLPDEEFAARVRAFAGYDHPALADPEMRELLLPALRADVRLHETYVPSTESPLSVPVLAVRGREDTLVGAAEAAEWGRATTGKLTVAEPAGGHMYLAERPDELLELVAAEVRAARGR from the coding sequence GTGGCCGCCGAAGACACCGTCCTCATCTGCCTGCCCTTCGCCGGAGCGGGACCCTCCTTCTTCACGCCCTGGCAGAAGGGGGCGCCGGAGGGGCTGCGCATCCTCCCGGTATCCCTGCCGGGCCGCGAGAAGCGGTTCCCGGAGCCCGCGTACGATGCGGCGGCCCCAGCCGTCGACGACGCGTACGCGCAGGTGACGGCGGCGCTCGGCGGGGCGGAGGGGGACGGGGGCGGCAGCCAGGTCGTGCTGTTCGGGCACAGCATGGGCGCGGTGCTCGCGTACGAGCTGGCGCACCGGATCGAGCGGGCGGCAGGGCCCGTCCGCCTGGCCGCGCTCGTCGTCAGCGGCGCGCCCGGCCCCTGGACGCCGCGCACGGACCGGGCGGACGGACTGCCGGACGAGGAGTTCGCCGCCCGGGTCCGGGCGTTCGCCGGGTACGACCACCCGGCGCTCGCGGACCCGGAGATGCGGGAGCTGCTGCTGCCGGCGCTGCGGGCGGACGTCCGGCTTCACGAGACGTATGTCCCGTCCACGGAAAGCCCGTTGAGCGTCCCCGTCCTCGCGGTCCGGGGCCGGGAGGACACCCTCGTGGGGGCGGCGGAGGCGGCCGAATGGGGCCGGGCGACGACGGGAAAGCTGACGGTGGCCGAGCCGGCCGGCGGGCACATGTATCTGGCCGAGCGGCCGGACGAACTGCTGGAGCTGGTGGCAGCCGAGGTCCGAGCGGCGAGGGGCCGGTGA
- a CDS encoding M18 family aminopeptidase, which produces MTPAPHRSHTDDLLSFIAASPSPYHVVASAAQRLEKAGFRELRGTDDWTGAAGGLFVCRAGALIAWYVPEDAPAHTPFRIVGTHTDSPNLRIKPAPDTGTSGWRQIGVEIYGGVPLNTWLDRDLGISGRLALRGSDGVPRSRLVQIDEPLLRVPQLAIHLDRSVNEGVALDRQRHIAPIWALGDAREGELLRRVAAAAGEDPADVLGWDLMLHDIQPPGYLGVDREFVVASRLDNQISVHAGVTALVDAATGATRPAFVPVLAAFDHEEVGSGSETGAQSPLLERILSRSVSARGGSDEDWSRALAGAFCVSADMAHAVHPNYSERHDPDHRPLPNGGPTVKVNVNQRYATDSTGIAMFTAAAERVGAPWQPFVSNNAMPCGTSIGPLTAARLGVTTVDVGVPGLSMHSARELCGVSDPGYLAAILTTIMVGD; this is translated from the coding sequence ATGACTCCGGCCCCCCACCGCAGCCACACCGACGACCTGCTCTCCTTCATCGCCGCCAGCCCGTCCCCGTACCACGTGGTTGCCAGTGCGGCCCAGCGTCTGGAGAAGGCCGGGTTCCGTGAACTGCGCGGCACCGACGACTGGACCGGGGCGGCCGGCGGCCTGTTCGTCTGCCGCGCCGGTGCGCTGATCGCCTGGTACGTCCCCGAGGACGCGCCCGCCCACACCCCGTTCCGGATCGTCGGCACCCACACCGACTCCCCGAATCTGCGGATCAAACCCGCTCCGGACACCGGGACTTCGGGGTGGCGGCAGATCGGGGTGGAGATCTACGGCGGGGTGCCGCTGAACACCTGGCTCGACCGGGACCTCGGCATCTCCGGCCGGCTCGCGCTGCGCGGCTCCGACGGTGTGCCGCGCAGCCGGCTCGTTCAGATCGACGAACCCCTGCTGCGCGTACCCCAGTTGGCGATCCACCTGGACCGTTCGGTGAACGAGGGCGTGGCGCTGGACCGACAGCGGCACATCGCGCCGATCTGGGCGCTGGGCGACGCGCGGGAGGGCGAACTGCTGCGCCGGGTCGCGGCGGCGGCCGGTGAGGACCCGGCGGACGTCCTGGGCTGGGACCTGATGCTGCACGACATCCAGCCGCCCGGATACCTGGGCGTGGACCGGGAGTTCGTGGTCGCCTCGCGCCTCGACAACCAGATCTCGGTGCACGCCGGGGTCACCGCGCTGGTGGACGCGGCGACGGGGGCGACCCGGCCCGCGTTCGTCCCCGTACTGGCCGCCTTCGACCACGAGGAGGTCGGCAGCGGTTCCGAGACGGGCGCGCAGAGCCCGCTGCTGGAGCGGATCCTGTCGCGTTCCGTCTCGGCGCGCGGCGGCAGCGACGAGGACTGGTCACGGGCGCTGGCGGGCGCGTTCTGCGTCTCCGCCGACATGGCACACGCGGTGCACCCGAACTACTCCGAGCGGCACGACCCCGACCACCGCCCGCTGCCCAACGGCGGCCCCACCGTCAAGGTGAACGTCAACCAGCGCTACGCCACCGACTCCACCGGCATCGCGATGTTCACGGCGGCGGCCGAGCGGGTCGGTGCCCCCTGGCAGCCGTTCGTCTCCAACAACGCGATGCCCTGCGGCACGTCGATCGGCCCGCTCACGGCGGCCCGTCTCGGCGTCACCACGGTGGACGTCGGGGTGCCGGGCCTGTCGATGCACTCGGCGCGGGAGCTGTGCGGGGTCAGCGACCCGGGCTACCTCGCCGCGATCCTCACGACGATCATGGTCGGGGACTGA